In the Salvia miltiorrhiza cultivar Shanhuang (shh) chromosome 8, IMPLAD_Smil_shh, whole genome shotgun sequence genome, ATAGAGATATTTGTATCTTCATGGGGAAACTTTAATAACCACACACAAAGAGATTTTAGAGCTGCTTTTGCGTAAAGATAGTAGTATATAAACATAAACTGGTGTCATGGTTTACATAGAATACTACATAATATGGTTCAAGATAAATCCAAGCAATATACCAAAAGATAAGTAGCAGTGAAGAAAAGCAAAGAATGGTGTTTGCTATTTCTGTGGCTTCTTCCACAACACCCCAAACCTCCTCAGCATGTTggcattcttcttcttcatcaactcCTCGTCGAGCTCGTCCCCGTACGGCGAGCTTATCTTCCCCGTCCGCGGGCTGTTGTAGTGGCTGTCCATCGACCCCGTCCTCTCCATCATCTGCCCGTTGTTCCCGGCCGATAGCATTGCAGCCGCAGCCTCGGCAGCCTTCCTCCACTGATCCGACTGCACTTTCAGCCTCCTCAGCTCGCCTTCCATCTCCGCGTTCGCTGCCTGCACCGCCTCCAGCTGCTCCCCCACTCTCGCCGCCTTCCTGTTGCTCTTCTCCACCTCCTCCGCCATGTAGCTCACCTTCACGGCCACCTCTCTCTCCGCGGCCCTAGCCGACTCCTCCACCTCACCGGCACTCATCATCTCCTTCAGCTCGTTCTCTCTCTGCCCCGACACGGAGCTCTCGAGCTTCGTGGTGAGGCCCTCGTTCTCCTCGCATATACCCTGCAGTTCGGTTTCCTTGTCCATTAGGTTCGCCTTCAGCTCCTCGATCTCGTATTTGGATCTCCGTATCTCCACCTCCAGCTCGGCCTCTCTCTGGCTCGATGCAGATTTGAACTTCTCCACCGTCTCCATGGCATCCCGTATCTGCTCTGCACTGTGGCTTCGTTCCTCGTTGTATCTTATCT is a window encoding:
- the LOC130997133 gene encoding interactor of constitutive active ROPs 3-like, encoding MSLLKVRKLLRATEAYNAIAAELEQSRARVNFLEDLVSKLKDSQREDVGETEVSSLKLEVEQLRSALEAGEIRYNEERSHSAEQIRDAMETVEKFKSASSQREAELEVEIRRSKYEIEELKANLMDKETELQGICEENEGLTTKLESSVSGQRENELKEMMSAGEVEESARAAEREVAVKVSYMAEEVEKSNRKAARVGEQLEAVQAANAEMEGELRRLKVQSDQWRKAAEAAAAMLSAGNNGQMMERTGSMDSHYNSPRTGKISSPYGDELDEELMKKKNANMLRRFGVLWKKPQK